Sequence from the Methanosarcina siciliae T4/M genome:
GCCAGTACGAAATCCCCGGCTTTCACGGGAGTTCCAGAGGCCTTCGAAAAGATCTTCTCCGAAACGGTCATCGGACGGTTGTCACTACCAGACATTCCGGTCATGGGGATAACTGGAGCTTTCTAATAAATAAATTTAATTGCTGAGCCGGAATGGAAATGGGGTTCAGGACAAGGATAAGGCATGTTTCTTTAGTATTTTTTTCAGTATATCTTTCTTAAATGCGGGGTGCTTTGACGGTTATTTTTTATCCGGGTGGCAGGCCGGTCAAACCCGCGTGACGCAGGGAAAGAAAACTGAAATTCTTTTTCCGGGACTCCGTAATCGTGGGTGGTCCACCTTTACATGATTGATACATGATTGATATTTTTGAAAAAAAACAAGTCTGACTCAAACTCCGGGATTCTGCCCCGCCCGAATTTCGCTTCGGGAGCACGAGGTCTGTTTCGCTCCGCTCAAGCAGACTAAAATTCGGGGTATTCTGATTTGTACAACCATATTCACTATATTCTGTCGTTCTTGTCCCGCTCGACGCAGGAGAGCGGTCTTTCCCAAATAGACGAAAAAGAACAAAGAAGGAATAAAAGCTAGCAAATAAAATATTAATTGAACGGAAATAAACTAACAGGTAAAAATGACCGGAAGGCACTATAACTCCTGTTTTTTGCTTTTTCTTCTTTTTTGTGAAGGGCCGCCAGACAGGTTGGCGGAGGTGCTGATATGTATCTGTGAATTTTAATGAGGGTTCTAGGGGAAGATATGAATTGTCTGTTCCTTTTTGAGTTGCAGCTTTGACAGATTCAGACAGAGATTATAGTTCCGAACTTAGTTTTCGGATATCCGGATATATCAACCGGTTAATACGGGATCACCGAATAGTGTCTCAATTGATTATTAATTGATTATTTTTGTAACTCCTTTGCTGTCGTGAACCACATAAACACATGTGCCTTTTTCCAGATTATTTCTGGCAATCTCCAGCCCTTCTTTGCCTTTTTCAAAATCTTCGTATTTTTCGTACATTGCAAGCGTGTCCTCAAGTTCCGCGATATATCTGGAGAGCAGGGCCTCTGCAAGTTTCCGGCTTTCTTCCGTAGAAATATGCCCTCCAAGCCCTTCACATTCGCAGGTGTACAGTTTAAGCCCTTCAATGTAAAATGGATAGGTGCTGCAGAGCATCGGGCGAACGGGATAAATCCTGCACCTGTTTGTTTCTTTTTCGAGGAAAATGCAGTCTCCATTCCTTTTTTGCCTGAGCATCCAGCCGTAGGCATGGATATTGCCCTCAGAGTCAATGTCCTCCTTCAGGAGCTCAAACAGCGGGGAGGTTTCCGAAAACGGCTCTTCATCTGTTTTTGATATTTCCGGTTGTACGAAAGAAATTTCTCTATCAATTTCTCTGTCTCTATCTTCTTCCTTGTTTCCGGTTTCTTCGGGCTGGCAGGTTTCAGGGATAAGGGGGCCTGCAATCTCAAGTTTTGAAAGCCCTGTGTGTTTCTGTATTTTCTCAATTTCCGGAGGAGTCAACACTACCCGGTTGTCCCCAAAAGCCCGCCGGCAGCACTTCCCGCAGTACTGGCAGGAAAAACCCGTTTTTTCGAGTTCGTGTGCAAGCTTTTCAGGGTCAAGCCGGCGAGCCATCTCAATTTCTTTTTTGAGGGAGGCGATAAGAATGAGCTGATACTTTGTTTTTCCGGATTTTTGTTGACTGTCTGAACTGGATTCTTCCATATACAGGTTCCTGTACTGCAGGTAGATCAAACTAACGCAGGTGGCGATTGCTGGTAGAAAAAGAGTGTCTGAAGGGGATGCGGGCATGGATAATAAATTTTCGTGATTGACATCAAACAGATAGCCATATTTTTTAAGACAGTTAAAACATAAATTAATGCGGTGGAACCTTAGCCTCCAACGAATTTTTGTCTTTTTGTTGTGATGCCCTTGAACCTGATATTCCCCGCCTGCCTGCACTCACAGGTGAGGAATATACAGCGTTGCAAGTTTATTCATCGATTTAGGAGGCGTTTTTTGTTTTTGTCTGTTCGCTTAGACATATAACTGTATGACAAGCTCCTATTTAATACTTTTCATATACTTCATAATATTTGATGTTATTATATTTATTATTTGTATTACTTACTGGAAATACGATATGTGAAAATATATTCTTTATTACAGAAAAACAGTTTTAATTTGAAAGTGTTTTTAACGCGGAATTTCAAGACTCAATTTGATCGTTTATTCTATTGCCTGTCAATTATATCTCCTTTTTTTCTTGCCATCAAACTTTTTTATATTAGTTTCTAAGTGAAAAAAACATATATAGTAATACGTATATTACTATATGTAGTACTATCCAGGCAAATTTGAAATTACCGATAGGTGATATGATGGAAACAGAACTCATGAGGATAGGGATTTCTCTTCCCGACATCCTTCTTGGTGAATTTGATGAGATTATTGGAAAAAGAGGTTATTCCTCCCGCTCTGAAGGCATAAGAGATGCCATAAGGAGTTATATTTCCTATTATGAGTGGATGAACGGCATTAAAGGACATCGTGTCGGGACAATTGCATTCGTTTACGATCACACAAAGCGAGGGCTTTCAAATTCCCTAACTGATATTCAGCACCACTACTCCCACCTGATCAAGTCTTCAATACACATTCACCTCAACCACGAAGACTGTTTTGAAGTAGTTATCCTTAATGGAGACGGCAAGGAAATAGCAGAACTTTCCGAGGCTATGATGGTTCTCAAAGGGGTAAAATTCTCCAGGCTCACAACCGTAGCTTCAAATGAAAATATTTGACCTTTCATATGAGATGCAAATTAATATATCGGGAGCTTAAAGCAGCCAAACTTCCAGATCTCATTCGGTGAGCATATTCCGAAACTTCAGGTTCGAGTCCTTCAGGAAATGTGAAGAATAAAATTAAAATCCTGCTGGTAGCCGATATCCACTCAAACCTTGAAGCCCTCCAGCCCCGGATTCAATCAGCAAGCTTTATATTCGGAGACTCAATTAAAAGTTAGTTTGTATGTGGCAGACACTACTTAGTAAGTTTGAAAAATACCCGGCACAGGCAAAGGTACTTAAGTTACTTTTTGAGCGCGGGTTTCAGGTGAACGAGGAAGGAAAAGTAACTTCCGGAAGCATCGAGATTGCACACACCCAGCTTGCAAAGGAGGTGGGGGTTGACCGACGGGTTGTTGACGCGACCACAAAGACCATAATCTCCGACGAACTCCTGAGCACCATATTCAAAAATGTCCATTCAATCCCTTTTCTCAGAGACGTGGCCCCTGCTCTCGGACTCGGGGTAATTATCATCATTCCTGAAGATGCCGCTCATATTGGCATCCTTGCAGAAGTTGCAGGCCTTATTTCCAAACACAATGTAAGCATTCGCCAGGCTGTTTCGGATGACCCGTACCTTACGGACAATCCCAGGCTTACAATCATTACCGACCACAAAGTCCCTGGCGACCTTGTTGACGATATCCTTAACCTGTCCTCGGTAAAAGGAGTAAGTATTTACTGAGAATAATTCCATTTTTACAAAATGAGAGTTTTATGAAAACTGGACCGGAATCGCGGCTTCTTATGAATGCCAGACCGAAAGGGGAAAAGCTACTTCCTCGGAGGTTGCCCTTGTAGCAGAAAACGGTTTTCTCACATTGTTTCTGATATGAAGGTTGGGGCAAGCCCCGAAAATTGAATTACAGGTATTCTCCGGAAGTCCGGCAGGGCATTTTCCCGAAATAAAATCCGGGTATTAGCGCAAAGCTAAGGTCTGTTATCTGGATAAACAAATATAATTAAAAAAAATGTGTTTTTATTTATGTCGCTTCCGCCTAACAAAATTTCCACAAATGGATGTCTCCCATTATCTCTTCTTTTACAGGCGGAAGCAGCTCTTATTGTATTTTTACTGGTGCCGGAAGAAAAACAGAGCACTTTTGGCTTTCTTGATTTTTATCCTTTTTACACAGGTCTTCGCACCCGTTTACTATGTCCATGCAGCAATCTGCTTTTCAAGCTACCTTTTTCGGTTCGGCAATAAAATCATACAGGAATGCTGCAACAAGTGCTCCTGCTATGGGACCTATGATATAAATCGGGAACTGGGCCCAGAGGTTAGCTCCACCCAGCAAAGACTCGGCAAGGTAAGGGCCGAAGGTGCGGGCCGGGTTCAGGGAAGAACCTGTAATGTTGCCTACAACGATCACATCTGCCGCTACCACAAGCCCGATTGCAAGCCCTGCAAAGCCGGAGGGAGCCCGTCGGTCAACAGCTGTACCCATAATGGTAAGCATGAGGAAAAAGGTACATACAGCTTCGCAGAAGATTGCCTGCCCGTAACTGACCCCATAGAACATCGAAGTAGCCCCCAGGCCCGTATCAACAGCCCTCATTCCCAGGATCGCTACGAGGGAAAAGGAAGCCAGGCCTGCACCTATGAGTTGGGCGACAATATAGGCAGAGAGTTCTTTTGCGGGAAAGCGGCCTGTGGCCCAGAGGGCAAGGCTCACCGCAGGGTTGATGTGGGCGCCGGAGATATGCCCGAAGGCATAGACCATGGCGATTATTGCAATTGCAAAAGCCATTCCTATGGCAAACCAGGCTTCGATGTCAATCCCGATATTAAACTGGTTTCCGGGAAGGGGCACCCAGCCCTCCATCAGGAGCACGGTCGTTACCACCGAGCCTGTTCCCAGAAAGACCAGGACATAAGTACCCACCAACTCCGCAAGAGCACGTTTCATGAGGTTTGTGTCTGTCATATCAACTCCTCACTGAAAAGTTTGAGACAAAGAGACTGAGATAAAGAGGTAAAGAGAACTGCAGGAGGAAACCGTACCCTGAAAAGGGCACAACCTGAAAGAGGAAAGAAAAAAGAGAGAAAAATTGCTGCAGGAAATAATTCCTGTAATTTTAGTACCCTTAACCTTAATTCGGAATTATTTTTGAATTTATTTTTGAATTTACTTTTAACTACGTTGTCATTTCATTTTTTACTGATTTTTCATTGCAACTTTTCCTCTCCTACTGCGGCTTTTTTCATCAGCTGCCTATACTCCGATTCCTCTTTTCCTTACCTACCCCTCACATACCCTTTATCCTCAATCACTACCCTTTACACTGCATCTGACCAGTTACAGTCGTTGCACTTGTAGTCAAAGTAGTTCGCCGAACAGAACTTGCAGACCCTGGCAGGAGAATGTGCCTGCTTTTTGTGCAGTGAAATGATGTTTGTCATAAGCGTTGCAGTTACGGGCTCGCTTGTCAGGAGACATGGGAAGTCCGCCAGGCGCATGAGCGCTGAGAACCGGACAGTGATCGCACAGGCCGGATATGTGTAACGCTGGGGATTCTGCAGGACCTCGTTTTTATCGATGGGACTCAGGTCGATAGGCACACCCTGTACAATGGATCCGGCACCTCTCGGGATATGGTCGATAATCCTTTCTCCCTTTTCGATCATGTCAATGAAGTCCACGTTGTGCAGCTCAGCTGCCGCCCCACGCCTCGGGTTTGTAAGTACAAGGTTGTGGAAGCGCTTGACCAGCAGGTCAAGCACCATCATGGTGGTAAACCCGTCCATCCAGAGAATCTTGGTGACTGCAGCAGCCGTCGCATCCGTGCCGATCGTCAGAGGGGAATATTCGTCCCTGAACTTTCCTTTTGCCCGGTTCATGGTACCCTCCAGAACGTCCGTGACAGCGTTGATGACTGCCAGCACGACATCGTCCTTTGTCATGTTGTACATGGACTGGGATATGTGGTGGGCTACGTCTCCCACGCCGTAAGCAGGTACAGTCACAATGTTCCCGTAGAAAACATCGGCGTCCATGGCGTTCTTTACGGTTTTTCGGATCCTCTGTTTATATGTCTCCATATACTTCCTGGTATCAAAGGAAGTATGTCCGGCTTCTTCCATGAGTTTGACCTGGGCATCAATCGGGGACTCGTAGACCATCTTGAGCATATCAATTTCTTCTTTTATGGCTTCGGATGGAGTTTTTCCGTCTTCGATCGCTGTCTGGAACTTCGCCCCTATCCCATAGGATGTGTTCATCCCCCAGGACTTTGAAGACAGGATCGCACGCTTGTGTTCTACAGGGATGTCCATCTGCTTGAGAATCCTGTTTACAACATTGCTTGTGCTTCCGGGCACAAAGGCAAAGTCCACGACACAGGTCGGCCCGTAAAAGCCCCCGTACCTGCGGATTGACTCTTTTCCGATCAGGGCTTCGGACTTTCCTATTTCCTCTACGAACTTCATGACCGATTCATGGAAAGCCGGGTCCTCTTCATAGAGAATTTCGAGGATCGGAGGGGTCTGGTAATGCTCTACAAATGGATCATCTTCAGGCCTGACCGTGTCCGTGAGGCCTGTAAGGGTTTCGTAATGGGTGTTTACGGAATCGATGTGCAGGTCGAAAACCTCTTTGGACTGCTCTCCGACAGGCTTCATTTTATTTACCGCGTCGACGTAGGGTTTTGCATCCGTTACTTTGAACTCGGTTCCCCGCTTTTTATTTATTACTCCCACAACGGCTTTCTGGGCCCCAACGGCCTCATCTGCCATTTTATTGTACATTTCCTGAACATCAACTTTAAACTCTGCTGTCATATTCATTCCCCAAAATCACTTTAAAGCTGCAGGGAATCTTGAGGGACCCTGAACCCTTGACCCTGAACTCTTAAATATTCAGAAATTCAGGCCTTAAAAGCCTGAGACATTTAATCAATTGTCCAGCTTTAACAGTAATAAATTCCATACTAAAACCCAAAGATCCCCTGTCCAGATAATTTTTTATTGACTTTCTGGATTCTACAGCTGTAATATATGTTGTATTTTATACAATAATTCTTTTTTATTCTATAAATAGCTTGATTTAAAAATAATACTTTGTTTAAAGACTCGAAAACTGATATCAAATACTCAAATTGTTAATTATTTTTATGAAGCCCTTCTGACAGCTTTCAGGATGTTCAATCCGGAGAACGAAAGGGTTCCGATCATAGTCTTTTTGACCGAGGGAGAAAACACCCAGGTCGTTGTTTCCCCTTACGCAATCCGCCAGAACATGAGGGGCGCGAATTCTGCC
This genomic interval carries:
- a CDS encoding YkgJ family cysteine cluster protein, producing MPASPSDTLFLPAIATCVSLIYLQYRNLYMEESSSDSQQKSGKTKYQLILIASLKKEIEMARRLDPEKLAHELEKTGFSCQYCGKCCRRAFGDNRVVLTPPEIEKIQKHTGLSKLEIAGPLIPETCQPEETGNKEEDRDREIDREISFVQPEISKTDEEPFSETSPLFELLKEDIDSEGNIHAYGWMLRQKRNGDCIFLEKETNRCRIYPVRPMLCSTYPFYIEGLKLYTCECEGLGGHISTEESRKLAEALLSRYIAELEDTLAMYEKYEDFEKGKEGLEIARNNLEKGTCVYVVHDSKGVTKIIN
- the nikR gene encoding nickel-responsive transcriptional regulator NikR, which produces METELMRIGISLPDILLGEFDEIIGKRGYSSRSEGIRDAIRSYISYYEWMNGIKGHRVGTIAFVYDHTKRGLSNSLTDIQHHYSHLIKSSIHIHLNHEDCFEVVILNGDGKEIAELSEAMMVLKGVKFSRLTTVASNENI
- a CDS encoding amino acid-binding protein, producing the protein MWQTLLSKFEKYPAQAKVLKLLFERGFQVNEEGKVTSGSIEIAHTQLAKEVGVDRRVVDATTKTIISDELLSTIFKNVHSIPFLRDVAPALGLGVIIIIPEDAAHIGILAEVAGLISKHNVSIRQAVSDDPYLTDNPRLTIITDHKVPGDLVDDILNLSSVKGVSIY
- a CDS encoding MIP/aquaporin family protein, yielding MTDTNLMKRALAELVGTYVLVFLGTGSVVTTVLLMEGWVPLPGNQFNIGIDIEAWFAIGMAFAIAIIAMVYAFGHISGAHINPAVSLALWATGRFPAKELSAYIVAQLIGAGLASFSLVAILGMRAVDTGLGATSMFYGVSYGQAIFCEAVCTFFLMLTIMGTAVDRRAPSGFAGLAIGLVVAADVIVVGNITGSSLNPARTFGPYLAESLLGGANLWAQFPIYIIGPIAGALVAAFLYDFIAEPKKVA
- a CDS encoding DUF2193 domain-containing protein, with translation MTAEFKVDVQEMYNKMADEAVGAQKAVVGVINKKRGTEFKVTDAKPYVDAVNKMKPVGEQSKEVFDLHIDSVNTHYETLTGLTDTVRPEDDPFVEHYQTPPILEILYEEDPAFHESVMKFVEEIGKSEALIGKESIRRYGGFYGPTCVVDFAFVPGSTSNVVNRILKQMDIPVEHKRAILSSKSWGMNTSYGIGAKFQTAIEDGKTPSEAIKEEIDMLKMVYESPIDAQVKLMEEAGHTSFDTRKYMETYKQRIRKTVKNAMDADVFYGNIVTVPAYGVGDVAHHISQSMYNMTKDDVVLAVINAVTDVLEGTMNRAKGKFRDEYSPLTIGTDATAAAVTKILWMDGFTTMMVLDLLVKRFHNLVLTNPRRGAAAELHNVDFIDMIEKGERIIDHIPRGAGSIVQGVPIDLSPIDKNEVLQNPQRYTYPACAITVRFSALMRLADFPCLLTSEPVTATLMTNIISLHKKQAHSPARVCKFCSANYFDYKCNDCNWSDAV